One bacterium genomic window, CGTTCATGGTCGAGCAGGTCGGGCCGCGCGCCTGGCAGGCGACGATGGATGACGACATCAATGACCCGGACCTTCGGCTGACAGCGCCGGACAAAGTGCAATTCTTCGGCAGACTGGAAGACAAGCTAGTTGCCCATATCGTCGAACAAGTGAGGGGGCCAATTGGGAGGAACGACCGTGAGTACGTCTCGCAGCCGCAAGCCAAAAAGTAGCAGGCCCCGCAAAGCCAAACCGGTGGTCAACCTGGCGGATACGCTGGCGCGGATATCGCGCAACAAACCGACCCAGCTGAGTACGCTCTCAGCGATTCTTCAGGAAGTGCAGTCCGCGATAGGCGCCGATGCGCTGACTATCTACCAATTCGATTCGCACCATCAGCAATTGAATGAGCTGGTTTCGGTCGGCAAACGTGTCGAACTGGCCGGATTTCTGGCGATCGGGCAGGGCCAGGGATTGACTGGATGGGCGGCCCTGCAAAAAAAGCCGTTACTGCTGAAAAATCGTTCCGCCAACCTGGCGTTTGATCCGGATCGCGATTTTGCCAGCATGCTGGCGACTCCACTGCCGATCGGTTCTGCTCCACTCGGAGTACTGGTAGTTGGAACGAAAGCGGCAGGCGGGCTTGACAGCGCATCTGCCGAGTTGATCGAGAGCATCACCGATGCCATATCGGCATCGCTCGAAAGATATCTTTTCTGCAAACGGCTGGAGACAGCCACGCGCGAGATCGAACGGCTGAATCGTTACATGACGGAAAGCTCCGGCGAGATTGCCGCGGGTCGCGAACTGGGTACGGTCGCCGGGAAAATGGTCGCGCTCAATCACGAGATCAATGAAGCGCTCGCGGTTATCATTGGGCATGTCCAGTGCCTGGTGGCAAGCCGTGCAGCCTCAACTCAGAAAGAACTATCCCGCTTTCGCCGGATGGAAGAGGCGGCCCTGCGCATTCGGACCGTCAATCAGACCATATTAAAGTTGGCCCGTCAGGGGCAGGGACGCGCGACCACGACAGTCACTCGTTCCAAAGCATAACTACCCGGAGAGAGCATGGCAGAACAGACCAAGACGACCAAGGCGACCGCCATAGATCGGAAACATCAGCGGTCACTGACCGTGGTGGAAGACGTTGACAACCTGAGCGAAGAGGTCCGCACGCTGGCGCTGAATCTGGCTATTTACCTGGCAAAGGCGAAGAGCCAGACTCAGTCCGAGAAGCTCAATCAGATGGAGCCGGACTTTATCAAGCTGGTCAACGGCACGGTTCGCGTGGTCCAGGAATTGACGGGTATCCTTAATGCCGCCCGCAACATGGAACGGATGATTTACGACGTTCCATCCGGAAACATTCCGCAGGACCGTATGGAGACTCGTCTGCGGTCGATCCTCGACCAATGCGGCGATATCCTGGCGACGCTGGCCGAATCCAAAGAATTTCGCGCCTGAACGACCTCGTTCGGGTAAGTCAATGGTACGTCAAGGAATCTCACGAATTGTCGATAACTGACGTATGGGCGACCCTCAGGTCGAATTGATCGAACCGGGGGCTCAACGCAGTGGAGAATAGGATACGTATGCAGGATTCTACCCTTGAAAAACTGGGCCAGGCCGCCACAGACCGTGGTCGCCCGTTCCGGATTCTGATCGTCGATGACGAGCGGTATGTGCGCGAAGTGTTTCGCGACTACTGCGCGCTGTCCAACGCGTTCGAGATCGACCTTGCACTCGGCGGGACAGAAGCGATCGAACAGATCAAGCAATCCAAGTACGATCTGGTGACGATGGATCTGGTCATGCCGGAGCTTTCCGGCCTGGATGCCCTCGTCGAGATCAAGAAAGTCGCACCGCAGCTTCCGGTCATCATCATCACCGGAAATGCGACAGACAAGCTGGTGCGCGAGGCAGGCGTAATGGGGGCGTGCCGTGTCCTGTACAAACCGGTCATGCTGGAGGATTTCCTTCAAGAGATCGGCTCAGCGTTACTATCAACGCGGGTGTATGTCTAAGTCGGCTACGACAGCCACTTCCGCTGTGCGGAAGAACAAAATGGGAGCCAAAGAATGAAAACGTCAATCACCGTACTCGCCGTTGATGACGAGCCGATGATGCGGTCGCTGCTGGAGAAGATCCTGACCCGCGATGGCTATAAGATCCTGACCGCCGAAGATGGTGAAGCGGCCCTCAAAGTGCTCAGCACCGAGTCGGTCTCGATCGTTATCTCCGATATCAAAATGCCCAAGCTGAACGGATTTGAACTGCTGAAAGTGATCAAGACCAAATATCCGGAGATCGGCGTCATCATGATGACGGCCTACGGCGACACGTTCACAGTCAAGGACGCGCTGTTGCTTGGCGCAGATGAATACATCACCAAACCATTCAAGAGTTTCGAAATTTCACTGGTAGTCGAGCGGGCCTATTGGCGGATCATGTCCGCCGCGGCGCGCGCGGCCGAACCACTTTCCTGACAGGCGGGGCCCGGGGCATGGCAGAGAGTACTTCGACAACATTACGTCAGCGCACGCGAGTGACGATCTCGAAGGACTCCATGACAGCCCTGATGGTCATCTATCCTCCGAATGAGGGTGAACCGCCGTTGACGCTCGAAGAGATCACCATCGATCTGGGCAAAGCGGGCGTAACGTTTGGCATCAAGACCGAAATGATCGAGACCGCGCTGGCAAACAAAACGTACAATACTCCAATGATCGTGGCGCAGGGAAATGCGCCGATCAAAGGAGAAAGCAGTCGTTTCGAGTACAAGTTCGACCCGGC contains:
- a CDS encoding GAF domain-containing protein, coding for MSTSRSRKPKSSRPRKAKPVVNLADTLARISRNKPTQLSTLSAILQEVQSAIGADALTIYQFDSHHQQLNELVSVGKRVELAGFLAIGQGQGLTGWAALQKKPLLLKNRSANLAFDPDRDFASMLATPLPIGSAPLGVLVVGTKAAGGLDSASAELIESITDAISASLERYLFCKRLETATREIERLNRYMTESSGEIAAGRELGTVAGKMVALNHEINEALAVIIGHVQCLVASRAASTQKELSRFRRMEEAALRIRTVNQTILKLARQGQGRATTTVTRSKA
- a CDS encoding response regulator codes for the protein MQDSTLEKLGQAATDRGRPFRILIVDDERYVREVFRDYCALSNAFEIDLALGGTEAIEQIKQSKYDLVTMDLVMPELSGLDALVEIKKVAPQLPVIIITGNATDKLVREAGVMGACRVLYKPVMLEDFLQEIGSALLSTRVYV
- a CDS encoding response regulator, which translates into the protein MKTSITVLAVDDEPMMRSLLEKILTRDGYKILTAEDGEAALKVLSTESVSIVISDIKMPKLNGFELLKVIKTKYPEIGVIMMTAYGDTFTVKDALLLGADEYITKPFKSFEISLVVERAYWRIMSAAARAAEPLS